In the genome of Quercus robur chromosome 3, dhQueRobu3.1, whole genome shotgun sequence, one region contains:
- the LOC126717844 gene encoding trihelix transcription factor ASR3-like isoform X1, translated as MSDPPKTLKPSNIPPLKSPITTTSSSPVLREHRKGNWTVQETLILITAKKLDEERRVKPTQTTPDPTKTPCKPGSELRWKWVENYCWNHGCLRSQTQCNDKWDNLLREYKKVRDYESKSNSSNESFPSYWDLEKQHRKDRNLPSNMSFEVFQALDQVLQRRYSQTSTQPAEPVVSFARSPAPATEATVPPVVSEESDSSETESSEMHDSSSKRRKVRRRSIGSTIMRSALVLAQTFRDCEEKKEKRHQEVMELEQRRLQIEEKQNEVNSQGMTSFVAAMTNLSGAIQSLISASHDNVNM; from the exons ATGTCTGATCCTCCCAAAACATTAAAACCATCAAACATACCACCACTCAAATCACCCATCACCACCACTTCTTCATCACCCGTACTCCGAGAGCACCGCAAAGGCAACTGGACAGTCCAAGAAACACTCATTCTAATCACTGCAAAGAAGCTAGACGAAGAACGCAGAGTCAAACCCACCCAAACAACACCTGATCCGACCAAAACACCATGCAAACCTGGAAGCGAGCTCAGGTGGAAGTGGGTCGAGAACTATTGCTGGAACCATGGGTGTTTGAGGAGCCAAACCCAGTGCAATGACAAATGGGACAACCTCCTCAGAGAATATAAAAAAGTCCGAGACTACGAGTCCAAATCCAACTCCTCTAACGAATCATTCCCATCTTATTGGGACTTAGAGAAGCAACATCGAAAAGATCGAAACTTGCCCTCTAATATGTCCTTTGAAGTCTTTCAAGCCCTCGACCAAGTCTTACAAAGAAGATATTCACAAACAAGTACACAACCAGCAGAGCCAGTAGTTTCTTTTGCTCGTTCTCCAGCTCCGGCGACTGAGGCGACAGTTCCTCCGGTGGTTTCAG AAGAGTCAGACTCGTCCGAGACAGAGTCGAGTGAAATGCATGACTCCAGTTCAAAACGCAGGAAAGTTAGAAGAAGAAGCATTGGTTCGACCATAATGCGTAGCGCATTGGTATTGGCCCAAACATTTCGAGACTGTgaggagaagaaagagaagaggcACCAAGAAGTAATGGAACTTGAACAACGAAGGCTTCAGATTGAAGAAAAGCAAAATGAAGTGAACAGCCAAGGAATGACCAGTTTTGTAGCGGCCATGACCAACCTTTCAGGTGCAATTCAGTCACTCATTTCGGCCAGCCATGACAATGTCAATATGTGA
- the LOC126717844 gene encoding trihelix transcription factor ASR3-like isoform X2 has product MSDPPKTLKPSNIPPLKSPITTTSSSPVLREHRKGNWTVQETLILITAKKLDEERRVKPTQTTPDPTKTPCKPGSELRWKWVENYCWNHGCLRSQTQCNDKWDNLLREYKKVRDYESKSNSSNESFPSYWDLEKQHRKDRNLPSNMSFEVFQALDQVLQRRYSQTSTQPAEPVVSFARSPAPATEATVPPVVSESDSSETESSEMHDSSSKRRKVRRRSIGSTIMRSALVLAQTFRDCEEKKEKRHQEVMELEQRRLQIEEKQNEVNSQGMTSFVAAMTNLSGAIQSLISASHDNVNM; this is encoded by the exons ATGTCTGATCCTCCCAAAACATTAAAACCATCAAACATACCACCACTCAAATCACCCATCACCACCACTTCTTCATCACCCGTACTCCGAGAGCACCGCAAAGGCAACTGGACAGTCCAAGAAACACTCATTCTAATCACTGCAAAGAAGCTAGACGAAGAACGCAGAGTCAAACCCACCCAAACAACACCTGATCCGACCAAAACACCATGCAAACCTGGAAGCGAGCTCAGGTGGAAGTGGGTCGAGAACTATTGCTGGAACCATGGGTGTTTGAGGAGCCAAACCCAGTGCAATGACAAATGGGACAACCTCCTCAGAGAATATAAAAAAGTCCGAGACTACGAGTCCAAATCCAACTCCTCTAACGAATCATTCCCATCTTATTGGGACTTAGAGAAGCAACATCGAAAAGATCGAAACTTGCCCTCTAATATGTCCTTTGAAGTCTTTCAAGCCCTCGACCAAGTCTTACAAAGAAGATATTCACAAACAAGTACACAACCAGCAGAGCCAGTAGTTTCTTTTGCTCGTTCTCCAGCTCCGGCGACTGAGGCGACAGTTCCTCCGGTGGTTTCAG AGTCAGACTCGTCCGAGACAGAGTCGAGTGAAATGCATGACTCCAGTTCAAAACGCAGGAAAGTTAGAAGAAGAAGCATTGGTTCGACCATAATGCGTAGCGCATTGGTATTGGCCCAAACATTTCGAGACTGTgaggagaagaaagagaagaggcACCAAGAAGTAATGGAACTTGAACAACGAAGGCTTCAGATTGAAGAAAAGCAAAATGAAGTGAACAGCCAAGGAATGACCAGTTTTGTAGCGGCCATGACCAACCTTTCAGGTGCAATTCAGTCACTCATTTCGGCCAGCCATGACAATGTCAATATGTGA
- the LOC126719546 gene encoding uncharacterized protein LOC126719546: MDTIEDCRNLWDHLDQLVREGKLKQVLHHSSGQVSQTGSDFRGDASSRLPLGIINVIFAASGRTGSCPSKVKSVSLYSAEESSSMPKRAKIGVPLVLGFSNEDKVGTIQPNNDALVVTLRIGGYDVKRVMIDQGSAADIMYPDLYRGLNLKPENLTTYSSPLVSFEGKMVVPKGQIRLPVQTGTDMVEVDFIVVDVFSPYTAIMGRLWLHTLGAVSSTLHQKMK, from the coding sequence ATGGACACAATTGAGGATTGCAGAAACTTATGGGACCATTTGGACCAGTtagtccgagaaggaaagttgaagcaagtcttgcatcattccagtggtcaGGTAAGCCAAACGGGCTCGGATTTTCGGggagatgcttcttcaagactcccCCTTGGCATAATAAACGTTATTTTTGCCGCCTCAGGGAGGACCGGATCTTGTCCTTCCAAGGTGAAGTCGGTATCCCTTTATTCGGCCGAGGAGTCTAGTTCAATGCCTAAGAGAGCCAAGATAGGCGTCCCGTTAGTGTTAGGTTTTTCAAATGAGGACAAagttggaaccatacagcccAATAATGATGCTCTAGTGGTTACGCTGAGAATTGGTGGGTATGACGTgaaaagggtgatgattgacCAAGGCAGCGCTGCTGAcataatgtaccctgacttgTATAGGGGGCTAAACTTGAAACCTGAAAACTTAACAACCTACAGTTCTCCTCTAGTGAGTTTTGAGGGCAAAATGGTCGTCCCAAAAGGTCAGATCAGATTACCTGTGCAGACCGGCACAGATATGGTGGAAGTGGACTTTATCGTCGTAGATGTTTTCTCTCCCTACACGGCCATTATGGGCAGACTCTGGCTTCATACCCTGGGGGCCGTCTCCTCTACTCTTCACCAGAAGATGAAGTAG
- the LOC126717846 gene encoding defensin Ec-AMP-D2-like has protein sequence MERSTRVFSTVFIVLLLLVATEMGPMVAEARTCETQSHRFKGPCVRKSNCASVCQTEGFHGGQCRGFRRRCFCTKHC, from the exons atggAGCGATCCACGCGTGTGTTTTCCACAGTTTTCATCGTGCTACTGCTTCTTGTGGCCACAG AGATGGGGCCAATGGTAGCCGAAGCTAGGACATGTGAGACACAGAGCCATCGCTTCAAAGGCCCATGTGTGAGGAAGAGTAACTGTGCTTCTGTCTGCCAAACGGAGGGCTTTCATGGCGGCCAATGCCGGGGCTTCCGCCGCCGATGCTTCTGCACTAAACATTGTTAG